A genomic stretch from Edaphobacter aggregans includes:
- a CDS encoding beta-galactosidase — protein sequence MDVNQTRFQLVYGQTDWLPVASGSSPSAEPLFDWNAGDATLSLHQDLFIFPRLSGQVALDVANRRGSGRDRYGNWYWIAESQTELRFLSMKPSSSAQHFWSSSDEVRSCVSTGEFVSTASPQPPLALVFSGLAPTSDHYLVVGVMKPKGLLVFDLYSGGPPAHLLWPASVPFEPFDMAPAADGGVFILDRANRFYWKLDRNLQVQSFQQASAASVPPSAFQPVGATSSGEQCSVSSQVTLDFAASLAVLSDPVAIECLSDGSILILDNPPGAAYSVVHRFQAGVETGPPVVLAQVLAAYVPDSPSSGNPDPQAVRGYDFAFVANSSLQNLVGTLYIVQIYGDQSFAFAVAIQENNCSLTAQPRYFPMRRFEGMGLVSAGGCVYYDFQELWFPLVEQPRAQYQLQAQLLLPQPNVATSPASPPSAFDGKRPGCVWHRLFLDACIPPGAVVLVESRAADAQSLLPSTPWRSEPPPYLRDNGCEIPYVTPQLQWVPGRTGTWELLFQSAVGRYLQLRLTLSGNGRNTPRLQALRAYYPRFSYLRQYLPAVYQDDPVSASFLDRYLANVEGLYTVLEGKIEQVQQLFDPRIIPAEYLDWLGSWMSILLDPTWNEQTRRLVLNHAPQMFRERGTPNGIIRAIELMLDSCPDESLFDETDSGASPCSGSGSPAADVFSVRLVENFLTRSSPQLNSGDAAAAQTPGVIASGSVSGAGSAWTPAHGAAPLNALFRCYLQSEYATVADLNVAWGTSYSGFDDPNLVLLPVQPAGTAQATDWKRFLRDGLGFTYAVVTSADQGTYQSFLSETYSTIGDLNTAWNLTGANLYSSFASVFLPTSMPSSGAMLLDWIRFVSVTLPIQQSAHRFTVLVPVNLTDTSTTQQTKLAVAQRVANTEKPAHTSFDVRLYWAMFCVGAARLGQDTLLGPGSRFAALVLGSGSLAAGNLTASDPIHARDRKSLGERSLIQSCCELKPEGRCV from the coding sequence ATGGACGTTAATCAAACTCGATTCCAACTGGTATACGGTCAGACGGATTGGCTTCCGGTGGCGAGTGGCAGTTCACCGTCCGCTGAGCCGTTGTTTGATTGGAATGCCGGTGACGCCACTCTTAGCTTGCATCAGGACCTCTTCATTTTTCCTAGGCTCAGTGGACAAGTTGCTTTGGATGTTGCGAATCGCAGGGGATCCGGACGGGATCGCTATGGGAACTGGTACTGGATTGCGGAGAGTCAAACCGAACTGCGCTTTCTAAGCATGAAACCTTCAAGCAGCGCGCAACACTTCTGGTCGAGCAGCGATGAAGTGCGCAGCTGTGTGTCAACTGGCGAGTTTGTCAGTACCGCAAGCCCACAGCCTCCCTTAGCGTTGGTTTTCTCCGGACTGGCTCCTACTTCCGACCATTATCTGGTGGTTGGTGTGATGAAGCCGAAGGGGCTGCTGGTTTTCGATTTGTACTCCGGTGGGCCGCCGGCTCATCTGCTATGGCCGGCAAGCGTGCCCTTTGAACCTTTTGACATGGCGCCTGCCGCCGACGGAGGCGTGTTTATCCTGGACCGCGCCAACCGGTTTTATTGGAAGCTGGATCGCAACTTACAGGTGCAGAGTTTTCAGCAGGCCAGTGCAGCAAGCGTTCCGCCGTCTGCATTTCAACCTGTTGGAGCAACGTCATCCGGGGAGCAGTGCTCAGTCTCGAGCCAGGTCACGTTGGATTTTGCCGCTTCACTCGCGGTACTCAGTGATCCAGTCGCGATTGAATGCCTTTCGGATGGAAGTATTCTCATTCTGGATAACCCGCCGGGCGCGGCCTACTCCGTAGTTCATCGATTTCAGGCCGGTGTGGAGACTGGACCGCCAGTGGTCCTCGCGCAGGTGCTTGCCGCATATGTGCCGGATTCTCCCAGTTCCGGCAATCCGGACCCGCAAGCAGTACGCGGATACGACTTTGCCTTTGTCGCGAATTCCTCCCTGCAGAACTTAGTCGGGACGCTCTACATCGTCCAGATCTACGGAGACCAGTCGTTCGCCTTTGCAGTGGCCATTCAGGAAAACAATTGCTCGCTTACTGCTCAGCCGCGTTATTTCCCTATGCGTCGATTTGAAGGCATGGGACTGGTCTCGGCTGGCGGTTGCGTCTATTACGATTTTCAGGAGTTGTGGTTTCCGCTGGTGGAACAGCCACGCGCTCAATACCAGCTACAAGCTCAGCTGTTGCTTCCTCAACCCAATGTGGCTACCTCGCCGGCAAGTCCGCCGAGTGCATTTGATGGCAAGCGGCCAGGCTGTGTTTGGCATCGGCTTTTTCTTGACGCCTGCATCCCGCCCGGAGCTGTCGTGCTCGTCGAGAGCCGAGCCGCGGATGCTCAGTCGTTGCTGCCCTCCACACCGTGGCGATCCGAGCCCCCGCCCTACTTGCGCGATAACGGTTGTGAAATTCCCTATGTCACGCCGCAGCTTCAGTGGGTACCGGGTCGAACCGGAACCTGGGAACTCCTCTTTCAAAGTGCGGTCGGACGCTATTTGCAACTGCGTCTGACCCTAAGCGGCAACGGGCGCAATACTCCACGTCTGCAGGCCCTGCGCGCCTACTATCCCCGTTTTTCTTATCTCCGCCAATACCTTCCGGCGGTATACCAGGATGACCCCGTCTCGGCTTCCTTTCTGGATCGATACCTGGCCAATGTTGAGGGGCTTTACACCGTGTTGGAAGGCAAGATCGAGCAGGTGCAGCAGCTCTTCGATCCCCGCATCATTCCCGCCGAATATCTCGATTGGTTGGGGTCCTGGATGTCCATTCTCTTAGATCCCACATGGAATGAGCAGACCAGGCGACTGGTGCTCAACCACGCCCCACAAATGTTCAGGGAACGGGGCACGCCCAATGGCATCATCCGCGCAATCGAGCTCATGCTCGACTCCTGTCCGGACGAAAGCTTGTTTGACGAGACGGATTCGGGTGCTAGCCCCTGTTCCGGCTCGGGTTCCCCGGCTGCTGATGTATTTTCCGTCCGGCTGGTGGAGAACTTTCTCACCCGATCTTCGCCTCAGCTCAACTCCGGCGATGCCGCCGCCGCACAGACGCCCGGAGTAATCGCCTCGGGATCTGTCTCCGGAGCAGGCTCTGCGTGGACGCCGGCGCATGGTGCCGCGCCTTTGAACGCGCTCTTTCGCTGTTACCTGCAGAGCGAGTATGCAACCGTTGCGGATCTTAATGTAGCTTGGGGGACAAGCTATTCGGGGTTTGACGATCCTAACCTGGTACTGCTTCCGGTGCAGCCTGCCGGCACGGCCCAGGCAACCGACTGGAAGCGATTTCTTCGTGATGGGCTGGGCTTCACCTATGCTGTCGTGACCAGCGCCGATCAGGGCACGTATCAATCGTTTCTTTCCGAGACTTACAGCACAATTGGCGACTTGAACACAGCTTGGAATTTGACGGGCGCGAATCTGTATTCCAGCTTTGCCTCGGTTTTTCTCCCTACGTCCATGCCCTCCAGCGGCGCCATGCTCTTGGATTGGATCAGGTTTGTTTCGGTAACCCTTCCTATCCAGCAAAGCGCGCACCGCTTCACCGTGCTGGTTCCGGTTAACCTCACCGACACTTCTACCACGCAGCAGACGAAGTTGGCCGTGGCGCAACGAGTAGCCAACACCGAAAAGCCGGCGCACACCTCATTCGACGTCAGGCTGTATTGGGCGATGTTCTGCGTCGGCGCAGCGAGACTTGGACAGGACACCCTGCTCGGCCCCGGAAGCCGATTTGCCGCTTTGGTTCTGGGCAGCGGATCGCTCGCGGCCGGCAACCTGACTGCGAGCGACCCCATCCACGCCCGGGACAGAAAGAGTCTGGGAGAACGATCCCTTATCCAGAGTTGCTGCGAGCTCAAGCCTGAGGGGAGGTGCGTATGA
- a CDS encoding baseplate J/gp47 family protein: MPLVIPQLDDSTYSEILREAMVRIPVHNPEWTNFNDSDPGITLLQLFSFMTENLLYRANLIPERNRLKFLTLLGMTLTPASAAHGVVTIANERGPLQTVTLQSNLPMTAGQIGFVTQNGLDILPVEMQAFYRQPLSAADQQSAQQTYGLLYSTFTTVPSQLAFYETVPFTAPASAASIPSVSLTNGTDTVDGSLWLALVARTGETAQIADVLNEIAGSTVTLGIMPQIEDASRNLYPGGTATAQGQPVLQYAISTGTLVNNAPVYQTLESSEDDNPLQDLTLVQLTIPSSNIGVWTQLQPLDDGTGDYPPTMNDPTVAGRLLAWIRIRLTPNADGSVPSTVTANFSWVGINATRVTQQIQVVAEPLSAGTGEPDQTGQLSNTPVITSSVQLAVNGVLWTQIDDLLAAPPEVPVRDPSLPPGVTMPASKYPSPQVFTVDGESGQIQFGDGLHGARPAAGTSMVASYAYGGGAVGNVGIAAIQSSPQLPAGFTVENPLPTWGGDDGETLSEAEQNIPDYLQNGGRAVSSSDFSNIVNQTPGVALGRVEILPLFNPDQVDVSAPGSVTVMVIPKGPGAPEPDLMFLDAVCNYLEPRRLVTTEVYVRGPAYVGFYVSIGVDVIAGQDIATVTQAVRTAVRQYLSPLCGGPSKNGWPLSKTVDPTGLMVQALLVAGVSDVNQVLLWDETMSSIPKLSISGLQLPDLLQITVSSGTAPDLSAAVTTTTAAPPTFVIPAPQTTC; this comes from the coding sequence ATGCCTCTGGTCATTCCACAACTCGATGACAGCACCTACAGCGAGATCCTGCGGGAGGCGATGGTTCGCATCCCCGTCCACAATCCCGAGTGGACGAATTTCAATGACAGCGATCCTGGCATCACGCTACTTCAGTTGTTTTCGTTCATGACCGAGAATCTGTTGTACCGCGCCAACCTGATTCCAGAAAGAAACCGGCTCAAGTTTCTTACCTTGCTGGGCATGACACTTACCCCCGCGAGTGCCGCGCACGGTGTGGTTACGATTGCCAACGAGCGTGGACCACTGCAAACAGTCACCCTCCAGTCGAACCTTCCCATGACCGCTGGGCAAATCGGCTTTGTTACCCAAAACGGCCTCGATATTCTGCCCGTTGAAATGCAGGCCTTCTATCGTCAGCCGCTGTCCGCGGCAGACCAACAAAGCGCGCAACAAACCTACGGGTTGCTCTACAGCACCTTCACCACGGTTCCCTCCCAACTGGCCTTCTATGAAACCGTGCCCTTTACCGCGCCAGCCAGCGCCGCCTCGATTCCCTCAGTCAGTCTTACCAACGGCACCGATACGGTCGACGGTAGCTTATGGCTGGCGCTGGTCGCGCGTACTGGGGAAACTGCCCAAATTGCGGATGTTCTGAATGAGATCGCCGGAAGCACGGTCACGCTCGGCATCATGCCGCAAATTGAAGATGCCTCACGCAACCTATACCCCGGCGGAACCGCCACCGCCCAGGGACAACCCGTGCTGCAATACGCCATCAGCACAGGCACGTTAGTCAACAATGCGCCCGTCTACCAAACCCTCGAGAGCAGCGAAGACGATAATCCTCTGCAGGATTTAACCCTGGTGCAGCTCACCATTCCTTCCAGCAACATCGGCGTATGGACCCAGTTGCAACCGCTGGACGACGGAACCGGCGACTACCCCCCAACAATGAACGATCCAACCGTGGCCGGGCGCTTGCTCGCCTGGATTCGCATTCGGCTTACTCCGAATGCGGACGGAAGCGTTCCTTCTACCGTGACTGCCAATTTCAGCTGGGTGGGTATCAACGCCACTCGGGTCACGCAGCAGATACAGGTTGTTGCCGAGCCGTTGAGCGCCGGAACCGGCGAACCCGATCAGACCGGTCAGCTGTCCAACACGCCGGTCATCACCTCGTCCGTACAATTGGCGGTCAACGGTGTGCTCTGGACCCAGATTGACGATCTTCTGGCAGCTCCTCCTGAAGTCCCAGTCCGCGATCCATCGTTGCCACCAGGAGTAACCATGCCCGCTTCTAAGTATCCCAGTCCTCAGGTCTTCACTGTCGACGGTGAGTCGGGCCAGATCCAGTTCGGAGACGGTTTGCATGGTGCGCGTCCGGCCGCAGGAACCTCAATGGTAGCCAGTTACGCCTACGGGGGTGGAGCGGTGGGCAACGTAGGCATCGCAGCGATCCAGAGCAGCCCCCAGCTTCCGGCAGGATTCACGGTCGAGAATCCTCTACCCACGTGGGGCGGAGACGACGGTGAAACGCTAAGCGAAGCAGAGCAAAACATCCCAGACTATCTGCAGAACGGTGGGCGCGCGGTATCCAGTTCGGATTTTAGCAACATCGTCAACCAGACCCCGGGCGTGGCTCTGGGGCGGGTGGAGATCCTGCCCTTGTTCAACCCTGATCAAGTGGATGTCTCAGCGCCGGGATCGGTCACCGTGATGGTGATCCCCAAAGGCCCGGGCGCTCCTGAGCCCGACCTTATGTTTCTGGACGCGGTCTGCAACTATCTGGAACCGCGCCGCCTGGTCACCACGGAGGTTTACGTACGCGGCCCGGCTTATGTTGGCTTCTACGTTTCGATCGGCGTCGATGTTATCGCAGGACAGGACATCGCCACCGTGACCCAGGCCGTCCGAACAGCGGTCCGGCAATATCTATCTCCGCTTTGCGGTGGTCCCTCGAAAAACGGCTGGCCACTATCGAAGACGGTAGATCCGACCGGCCTGATGGTGCAGGCGTTGCTCGTTGCCGGTGTCAGTGATGTCAATCAGGTTCTTCTTTGGGACGAAACCATGTCCTCGATTCCCAAGTTGTCGATCTCCGGTTTGCAACTTCCTGATTTGCTGCAAATCACCGTAAGCTCCGGGACTGCGCCGGATTTGTCCGCAGCAGTAACAACAACGACCGCAGCCCCACCGACCTTCGTCATTCCGGCCCCGCAGACAACGTGTTAG
- a CDS encoding GPW/gp25 family protein, which yields MDAASLFGQGISFPPRLGADGRFAWSSGPDNIREGITLILLTQPNERIMLPSFGGKLRSYLFEPNSVATRQAIQDEIETALTIWEPRITVQSVSVAADSSDPRAAVATIQYQLVASQTVVQLNLTVQLGG from the coding sequence ATGGACGCTGCAAGCCTATTTGGACAGGGGATCAGTTTCCCGCCGCGGCTGGGAGCCGACGGACGTTTCGCCTGGTCCAGTGGCCCGGACAACATCCGCGAGGGGATCACGCTCATCCTTCTAACCCAGCCGAACGAGAGAATCATGCTGCCGAGCTTCGGCGGAAAACTACGCAGTTACTTGTTTGAGCCGAATTCTGTGGCGACGCGCCAGGCCATCCAGGATGAAATTGAGACCGCCCTCACGATCTGGGAGCCACGCATCACCGTGCAGTCGGTCAGCGTCGCTGCCGACAGCAGCGATCCGCGTGCCGCCGTAGCGACGATCCAGTACCAGTTGGTGGCGAGCCAAACCGTGGTGCAACTGAATTTAACTGTGCAACTGGGCGGGTAA